The following are from one region of the Salvia hispanica cultivar TCC Black 2014 chromosome 1, UniMelb_Shisp_WGS_1.0, whole genome shotgun sequence genome:
- the LOC125201583 gene encoding protein SPIRRIG-like isoform X2 produces the protein MALHLVQIYYMQWKSLYRGHFKKPSHSEALSTFVEKNDETRPARKLEVEGSVVHIMKALASHPSAAQSLIEDNSLQLLFNMVANGSLVVFSQFKEGLVPLHAIQLHRHAMQILSLLLANDNGCTAKYIRKYHLIKVLLMAVKDYNPDCGDPAYTMGIVDLLLECVELSYRPEAGGIRLREDIHNAHGYQFLVHFALTLSKNRSGQTFYSITSEDSASLLADEGGEGKSSTEDIGLKNSPHSLSPTLCRLLDVIINFAQIGPSDVSEISGIKASKSSNIKPNGHGKGHTSSSDRPVDDIWKKDEGQVGDLEAVQMLQDIIIKAESTELQTEVLNRIFKIFSGHPENYKLCQQLRTVPLLIQNMTCFPLSLQEIILKILEYAVTVVNIIPEQELLSLCCLLQQQKSAELNHTILSFLVKLLSFDQQYKKILREFGMMEFLLDDLKQHKFFLGAEQLAGVHGQLERNTSPSCFKKDLDSKGAILSSPKPLESGSGKFSLFEVKGTITAAWDCLVSLLKKTEANQASFRSANGVSIILPLLASDVHRPGALRVLSCLIVEDVKQAHPEELGTVIEILKSGMVTSDSGSQYTLRDDAKCDAFGTLWRILGVNGSAQRVFGEATGFSLILTTLHTFQNDGEQKIQPAISLSAKVFTYMMRAVTAGVSGNSVNRMKLHTIVASHTISDLLCDSGLICVDYERQVIQLFLELAVELVLPPFLTSDAAAVTSEMQNETASFPLITPSGSFVPDKERVYNAAAIRVLIRALLLFTPKVQLELLNLIQKLACGSSFNKENLTSVGCVQLLLETIYPFISSASPLVSHSLKIVEVLGAYRLSVPELRILIRYIFQMRVESSGCCLVEMMERLILLEDMGSDDVSLAPFVELDMSKTGHASIQVPLGERSWPPAAGYSFVCWFQFRNLLKSSAKESEAPKAGYSRRRTSSIGQQVLRIFSVGSVENGSTFYAEVLLQDDGLITLATSNTSSLTFSGIEMEEGRWHHLAIVHNKPNALAGLFQASVAYVYVNGKLRHTGKLGYSPSPVGKSLQVNIGTPVACAKANDLSWKLRSCYLFEEALSPGSICFMYILGRGYRGLFQDSNLLQFVPNQACGGGSMAILDSLDTDLSLTANVQKPGNAGKQGVIKLDQSGIVWDSDKLGNLSLHLWGKKLIFAFDGTSTEMFRASGTLSMLNLVDPLSVAASPIGGIPRFGRLVGDIYVCKQSVIGDTIRPIGGMAVVLALVEAAETRDMLHMSLTLLACALHQNPQNVRDMQKYRGYHLLALFLQRRMSLFDMHSLEIFFQIAACEASFSEPRKIETVHNNLSPAGIINESSFEDNTLSKFHDEFSSVGSPGYIDDFSATKDSFSHISELESTYMQTETSNCIVLSNADMVEHVLLDWTLWVRAPVPIQISLLGFLEHLVSMHWYRNHNLTILRRINLVQHLLVTLQRGDVEVPVLEKLVVLLGVILEDGFLPSELELVVRFMIMTFDPPDLTSRNHIMREAMGKPIIVRNMLLEMLIDLQVTIHSEELLEQWHRMVSSKLITYFLDEAVHPTSIRWITTLLGVSLTSSPTFALKFRSSGGYQGLARVLPSFYDSPDIYYILFCLIFGKPVYPRLPEVRMLDFHALIPSDSSYVELKFVELLESVIAMAKSTFDRLCNQSTLAYQTGNLSHVGTSLVAELTDEHVDISGELQGEALMHKTYAARLMGGEASAPAAATSVLRFMVDLAKICLPFSVGCRRMEFLESCIDLYFSCVRAAHAVRMAKELSVKTEDKNLNDGEEDSCSSHNTFSSLPQEQELSAKTSISIGSFAQGNVSASSDDIPVSPNNVASEKPDIDIVETQYQPVKEDTQAARNFDVEAVELASHATSGSNEFSFHDKKSTSDPSHQKDLHSTLSSTMLESPVMPENCNSLISPTSSSPVLALTSWLGSSSRNNLKSQSAQSMDSIVSLNDGNHTPDLRPSDHTKPSRNMFAISPMLLLEVDDCGYGGGPCSAGATAVLDFVAEVLADFVTEQMKAASVVETVLENVPQYADAESVLVFQGLCLTRLMNFLERRLLRDDEEDEKKLDKTRWSLNLDALSWMIVDRVYMGAFPQPASVLKTLEFLLSMLQLANKDGRIEETIPAGRLLSIGRGSRQLDTYIHALFKNTNRMILFCFLPSFLLTIGEDDLLSRLGLMNEPKKILSVYTSPVEEGVNVFTLLQLLVAHRRIIFSPSNLETDLNCCLCINLISLLHDHRQNVQNAAVDILKYLLVQRRAALEEFFVSKPNQGSSFDVLHGGFDNLLTGNLSGFFDWFHSSQSVVNKVLEQCAVIMWVQYITGSAKFPGVRIKDMDSRRKRDMEKKTRDTSKMEHKHWEQVNERRIALELVRDAMATELRVIRQDKYGWVLHAESEWQTHLQQLVHERGIFPIRRSSINEEEPEWYLCPIEGPYRMRKKLERCKLKIDTFENVLNGKFLLGEGELSKEKIEDEDHASDTESDSFFNLLASKPNDESFSSELYDASTFRESEDAGDIAFSGVGWNDDRESSINEASLHSDTEYGVKSSAGSTQRAESVPGKSDLGSPRQSSSARIDDVRVAEDKSDKELNDNGEYLIRPYLEPCERIKYKYNCERVVGLDKHDGIFLIGEQSLYVIENFYIDDSGCIREKESEDDLSVIDQALGVKKDLSICMDSHSKSTMSWSATAKAYAGARAWAFNGGAWGKEKLGSSGNVPHLWHMWKLDSVHELLKRDYQLRPVAIEIFSMDGCNDLLVFHKKEREEVFKNLVAMNLPRNSMLDSTISGSTKQDSKEGSRLFKVMAKSFSKRWQNGEISNFQYIMHLNTLAGRGYSDLTQYPVFPWVLADYESETLNFSDPKTFRKLDKPIGCQSLEGEEEFKKRYDSWDDPEVPKFHYGSHYSSAGIVLFYLLRLPPFSMENQKLQGGQFDHADRLFNSIQDTWLSAAGKGNTSDVKELIPEFFYMPEFLENTFKLDFGKKQSGEKVGDVVLPPWAKGSAREFIRKHREALESDYISEHLHHWIDLIFGYRQRGKAAEEAVNVFYHYTYEGSVDIDSVADPAMKASILAQINHFGQTPKQLFLKPHVKRRTDKRNLPHPLRHSEHLVPREICKSSSPISQIVNFGDKILTAGPNNLLKPRTFSKNVAWGFPDRSLRFVTYDQERVLSTHENLHGGNQIQCVGVTHDGQSLVTGADDGLVCVWRLVKDGPRVVQRLQLEKALCGHTGKITCLHVSQPYMMIVSGSEDCSVIIWDLSSLVFVRQLPEFPSPVSAIYVNDLTGEILTAAGVMLAVWSINGDCLAVVNTSQLPSDSILSLTGSTFSDCIDKQWYASGHQSGAVKVWKMVHSSSEESSQAKQNTSPGAGLGLGSKVPEYRLILHKVLKSHKFPVTALHLSSDLKQLLSGDSGGHLVSWTLPEESLRSLMNHG, from the exons ATGGCATTGCACCTGGTGCAAATCTATTACATGCAGTGGAAGTCCTTGTATCGGGG TCATTTTAAAAAGCCAAGTCACAGTGAAGCCTTGTCAacatttgttgaaaaaaatgatgaaaccAGACCTGCTCGCAAGCTTGAG GTTGAAGGCAGTGTTGTACATATTATGAAAGCATTGGCTAGCCATCCTTCTGCTGCTCAAAGTCTGATAGAAGATAACTCACTTCAATTACTGTTTAACATGGTTGCCAATGGTTCTTTGGTGGTGTTTTCTCAATTCAAAGAAGGTCTAGTTCCTTTGCATGCCATTCAGCTTCACAGACATGCCATGCAG ATCCTCAGTCTTCTTTTGGCCAATGACAATGGTTGCACTGCCAAGTACATACGCAAGTATCATCTG ATTAAAGTTCTTCTGATGGCCGTGAAGGATTACAACCCTGATTGTGGGGATCCGGCCTACACTATGGGCATTGTAGACTTGCTCCTTGAATGTGTTGAATTATCTTACAGACCTG AGGCTGGTGGTATCAGACTCAGAGAGGATATTCACAATGCTCATGGCTACCAGTTCCTGGTTCATTTTGCCTTGACTCTGTCAAAAAACAGATCTGGCCAGACTTTCTATTCCATTACATCTGAAGATTCAGCCAGTTTACTTGCAGATGAGGGAGGGGAGGGGAAGAGCTCAACCGAAGATATAGGATTAAAGAACTCGCCACACAGTCTCTCACCAACGCTTTGTAGACTCCTTGATGTCATTATTAATTTCGCCCAGATAGGTCCCTCAGATGTTTCAGAAATATCTGGAATAAAAGCTTCAAAAAGTTCTAATATAAAGCCGAATGGGCATGGCAAAGGCCATACATCATCTAGTGATAGACCAGTGGATGACATTTGGAAGAAGGACGAAGGCCAAGTAGGAGATTTAGAAGCCGTACAAATGCTGCAGGACATTATAATTAAAGCAGAAAGTACAGAACTGCAGACCGAAGTATTGAATAGAATTTTTAAGATATTCTCAGGTCATCCTGAAAACTACAAGTTGTGTCAGCAATTGAGAACTGTTCCCCTCTTGATCCAAAATATGACTTGTTTCCCTTTGTCTCTACAAGAGATAATCTTGAAAATTCTTGAATATGCTGTTACTGTAGTGAATATCATCCCTGAACAAGAGTTGCTTTCACTTTGCTGCTTATTGCAGCAACAAAAATCTGCTGAATTGAATCATACAATTCTGTCCTTTCTCGTGAAACTCTTATCATTTGATCAACAGTACAAGAAGATCCTTAGAGAATTTGGTATGATGGAGTTTCTATTGGATGATCTGAAGCAGCATAAATTTTTCTTAGGGGCCGAGCAGCTAGCTGGTGTCCATGGTCAACTGGAGAGAAATACTAGCCCAAGCTGCTTCAAGAAGGACTTGGATAGCAAGGGTGCAATTCTTTCTTCTCCAAAACCCTTAGAATCTGGTTCTGGGaaattctctctttttgagGTAAAGGGGACAATCACTGCCGCTTGGGATTGTTTGGTCTCGTTGCTAAAGAAAACAGAAGCTAATCAAGCATCATTTCGTTCTGCTAATGGGGTCTCTATTATACTTCCTCTTTTGGCCTCTGATGTACACCGCCCTGGTGCCCTGAGAGTATTGTCATGTTTGATTGTTGAGGATGTTAAACAG GCTCATCCGGAAGAATTGGGTACcgtaattgaaattttgaaaagtggAATGGTTACAAGTGATTCGGGATCCCAATACACACTTCGGGATGATGCAAAATGTGATGCTTTTGGAACGTTATGGCGCATATTAGGAGTTAATGGCTCCGCTCAGAGGGTTTTTGGTGAAGCAACTGGGTTTTCTCTTATATTAAccacacttcacacatttcagAATGACGGTGAACAGAAAATCCAGCCAGCAATATCTTTAAGTGCCAAGGTGTTTACATATATGATGCGTGCCGTGACAGCAGGGGTTTCTGGTAACTCGGTGAATCGGATGAAACTGCACACAATAGTGGCATCACATACCATTTCTGATCTTTTATGTGATTCTGGACTCATTTGTGTTGACTATGAACGGCAAGTCATACAATTGTTTCTTGAACTTGCTGTAGAGTTAGTTCTCCCACCATTTTTAACATCAGATGCAGCAGCAGTAACTAGCGAGATGCAAAATGAAACAGCTAGTTTTCCTTTGATTACACCATCAGGTTCTTTCGTCCCTGACAAGGAACGTGTGTACAATGCTGCTGCTATCAGAGTGCTCATACGCGCCTTATTGCTGTTCACTCCAAAGGTGCAACTGGAATTGCTTAACCTTATTCAAAAACTTGCTTGTGGCAGCTCcttcaacaaagaaaacctcACATCTGTAG GTTGTGTGCAGCTTCTCTTGGAGACAATTTACCCCTTCATTTCAAGTGCTTCTCCTTTGGTTTCTCATTCTTTGAAGATTGTTGAAGTTCTTGGTGCCTATAG GCTATCAGTACCAGAACTTAGAATTCTTATCAGGTATATATTTCAAATGAGAGTAGAAAGTTCTGGTTGTTGTCTCGTTGAAATGATGGAGAGATTAATCCTTCTAGAGGATATGGGCTCAGACGACGTATCTCTTGCACCTTTTGTGGAGTTGGACATGAGCAAGACTGGACATGCTTCCATTCAAGTGCCATTAGGGGAAAGGTCATGGCCTCCGGCTGCTGGTTATTCTTTTGTTTGCTGGTTTCAATTTCGAAATCTTCTAAAATCATCAGCAAAGGAGAGTGAAGCTCCTAAAGCTGGATATTCTAGAAGGCGCACCTCATCAATAGGACAGCAAGTTCTTCGAATATTCTCTGTTGGGTCTGTTGAAAATGGAAGTACTTTTTATGCAGAAGTACTTTTGCAGGATGATGGACTTATAACTCTTGCGACAAGTAACACTTCCTCCTTGACTTTTTCTGGGATTGAAATGGAAGAGGGTAGGTGGCATCATCTTGCAATTGTGCATAACAAACCAAATGCTTTGGCTGGTCTGTTCCAAGCTAGTGTAGCTTATGTATATGTTAATGGAAAACTGAGGCACACTGGAAAACTTGGATACTCTCCCTCTCCTGTGGGTAAGTCTCTACAGGTAAATATTGGGACACCAGTTGCCTGTGCAAAGGCTAATGATTTGTCATGGAAACTCAGATCTTGCTACCTTTTTGAAGAGGCACTCTCACCAGGTTCCATATGTTTTATGTACATTCTTGGAAGGGGATACAGAGGACTTTTCCAGGATAGCAACCTGTTGCAATTTGTTCCAAATCAGGCATGTGGAGGGGGCAGTATGGCTATCTTAGATTCTTTAGACACAGACTTGTCTCTGACTGCTAACGTGCAAAAGCCTGGCAATGCTGGCAAACAAGGCGTAATTAAATTGGATCAAAGTGGAATTGTTTGGGATTCTGATAAATTGGGAAATTTATCACTGCACTTGTGGGGTAAAAAACTGATATTTGCATTTGATGGGACGAGTACAGAAATGTTCCGAGCATCTGGAACTTTATCCATGCTCAATCTAGTCGATCCTCTTTCAGTTGCTGCTTCTCCTATAGGGG GGATACCACGCTTTGGCAGACTTGTTGGAGATATATATGTTTGTAAGCAATCTGTCATAGGTGATACTATACGCCCCATTGGTGGCATGGCTGTTGTACTTGCACTTGTTGAAGCTGCTGAAACAAGGGACATGCTTCACATGTCGTTGACATTGCTTGCATGTGCTCTTCATCAGAATCCTCAGAATGTTAGAGACATGCAGAAGTACCGGGGATACCACTTGCTAGCTCTTTTTCTTCAGCGCAGAATGTCATTGTTTGACATGCATTCACTTGAGATCTTCTTCCAAATTGCCGCATGTGAGGCTTCATTCTCCGAaccaagaaaaattgaaacagtGCATAATAACCTCTCACCTGCAGGCATCATTAATGAGTCCAGCTTTGAAGATAATACTTTATCAAAGTTTCATGATGAATTTTCATCAGTTGGGTCTCCAGGGtatattgatgatttttctgCAACAAAGGATTCATTTAGTCATATATCGGAGTTGGAAAGTACATATATGCAGACAGAGACATCCAATTGCATTGTTCTGTCTAATGCTGATATGGTTGAGCATGTGTTGTTGGATTGGACCCTTTGGGTGAGAGCTCCAGTCCCAATCCAAATTTCTTTACTTGGATTTCTTGAACATCTTGTCTCCATGCATTGGTACAGAAATCACAATCTGACAATTCTTCGCAGAATTAATCTTGTTCAGCATTTGCTGGTTACCCTGCAGAGGGGTGACGTTGAAGTACCAGTGTTAGAAAAATTAGTTGTTCTGCTGGGTGTCATTTTGGAGGACGGGTTTCTTCCGTCTGAACTGGAGCTAGTTGTGAGATTCATGATTATGACATTCGATCCTCCTGACCTAACATCTCGTAATCATATTATGCGAGAAGCAATGGGGAAGCCTATCATTGTAAGAAACATGTTACTTGAGATGCTAATTGATCTTCAGGTGACAATTCATTCAGAGGAGTTACTTGAGCAGTGGCATAGAATGGTTTCGTCGAAATTAATCACTTATTTTCTTGATGAAGCTGTTCATCCTACCAGTATAAGGTGGATCACGACCCTTCTGGGTGTGTCTCTGACATCATCTCCTACATTTGCACTTAAATTTCGCTCCAGTGGAGGTTATCAAGGTTTAGCAAGAGTGCTTCCTAGTTTCTACGATTCTCCTGATATATATTACATTTTGTTTTGTCTGATATTTGGGAAGCCTGTATATCCGAGATTACCAGAAGTACGTATGCTTGATTTTCATGCACTCATTCCAAGTGACAGTAGCTACGTAGAGTTGAAATTTGTAGAACTTCTGGAATCTGTTATTGCAATGGCAAAATCAACATTTGATAGGTTATGCAACCAATCAACACTTGCCTATCAAACTGGCAATCTTTCTCATGTTGGTACTAGCCTTGTAGCAGAACTCACGGATGAGCATGTAGATATATCTGGGGAGCTCCAAGGTGAAGCCCTTATGCACAAAACTTATGCTGCTCGCTTGATGGGTGGAGAGGCATCAGCGCCTGCTGCTGCCACTTCAGTTCTCAGATTCATGGTTGATCTTGCAAAAATATGTCTTCCTTTTTCTGTTGGCTGCAGACGTATGGAGTTTCTTGAAAGCTGCATTGACCTCTATTTTTCCTGTGTCAG GGCTGCGCATGCTGTGAGGATGGCCAAGGAACTCTCTGTAAAAACTGAAGACAAGAATTTGAATGATGGTGAAGAGGATAGCTGTAGCTCCCATAATACTTTCTCTAGCTTGCCTCAAGAACAGGAACTTTCGGCAAAGACCTCTATTAGTATAGGGAGCTTTGCCCAGGGGAATGTTAGTGCTAGTTCAGACGATATTCCTGTTTCCCCAAATAATGTGGCTAGTGAAAAACCAGATATTGATATCGTAGAAACACAATACCAGCCAGTGAAAGAAGACACACAAGCTGCAAGGAATTTTGACGTTGAAGCAGTTGAGCTGGCATCCCATGCCACTTCTGGCAGCAATGAGTTCAGttttcatgataaaaaaagCACATCTGATCCTAGTCATCAAAAGGATTTGCACAGTACTCTGTCTTCCACTATGCTGGAATCTCCTGTCATGCCTGAAAATTGTAATTCTTTGATCTCACCGACCTCTTCTTCTCCAGTTTTAGCTTTGACATCTTGGCTTGGGAGTTCCAGTCGAAATAATCTGAAATCCCAGTCCGCGCAATCCATGGATTCTATTGTATCATTGAATGATGGCAATCACACTCCAGACTTAAGGCCTTCTGATCATACTAAACCTAGTAGAAACATGTTTGCGATCAGTCCAATGCTTCTGCTGGAAGTGGATGATTGTGGCTATGGAGGTGGTCCATGTTCCGCTGGTGCCACTGCAGTTTTAGATTTTGTAGCGGAAGTTCTTGCTGATTTTGTTACTGAGCAAATGAAAGCTGCATCAGTTGTTGAGACTGTGCTGGAAAATGTACCTCAATATGCTGACGCTGAATCTGTTTTAGTTTTTCAGGGCTTATGCCTTACTAGATTAATGAACTTTCTTGAGAGACGCCTCTTACGTGATGATGAGGAAGATGAGAAGAAGTTAGATAAAACCAGGTGGTCCTTAAACCTGGATGCACTGTCTTGGATGATAGTGGATCGTGTATACATGGGAGCTTTTCCTCAGCCAGCTAGTGTATTGAAGACTCTGGAGTTTTTGTTATCCATGTTGCAGTTGGCAAATAAAGACGGACGGATTGAAGAAACAATTCCAGCGGGCAGGCTCCTTTCCATTGGAAGAGGAAGCAGACAACTTGATACTTACATACATGCTCTCTTTAAGAATACAAATCGTATGATACTGTTCTGTTTCCTTCCATCGTTTTTACTCACCATAGGGGAAGATGATCTTCTTTCACGTCTGGGTCTGATGAACGAGCCCAAGAAAATATTGTCTGTTTACACATCACCAGTGGAAGAAGGGGTTAATGTTTTCACCTTGTTGCAGTTACTGGTTGCTCACAGgagaataatattttctccCAGTAATCTTGAGACCGATCTGAATTGTTGTCTCtgtataaatttgatatcCCTTCTCCACGATCATAGACAGAATGTCCAAAATGCAGCTGTTGATATTCTCAAGTATCTTTTGGTACAACGAAGGGCTGCACTTGAAGAATTTTTTGTTTCCAAACCTAATCAAGGATCTTCATTCGATGTTTTGCATGGTGGTTTCGATAATCTTTTGACTGGAAACTTATCTGGATTTTTTGATTGGTTTCATAGTTCTCAGTCAGTTGTTAATAAAGTGTTGGAACAGTGTGCTGTCATTATGTGGGTGCAATATATTACAGGGTCAGCAAAGTTTCCTGGAGTTAGGATAAAGGACATGGATAGTCGCCGTAAAAGagatatggaaaaaaaaacaagggaCACATCAAAAATGGAGCATAAACATTGGGAGCAGGTCAATGAACGGAGAATTGCACTTGAATTGGTTCGTGATGCCATGGCTACTGAGTTGCGAGTTATCCGTCAGGATAAATATGGATGGGTGCTTCATGCTGAAAGCGAGTGGCAAACTCACCTCCAACAACTTGTACATGAGCGAGGAATATTTCCGATCCGCAGATCTTCTATCAATGAGGAGGAGCCTGAGTGGTATCTTTGCCCCATTGAAGGTCCATATAGGATGCGGAAAAAGCTTGAACGGTGTAAACTGAAGATTGATACATTTGAAAATGTTCTGAATGGAAAATTTCTGTTAGGGGAAGGAGAACTGTCCAAGGAGAAAATTGAAGATGAAGATCATGCCTCTGATACTGAATCAGATTCCTTTTTCAATCTATTAGCTTCCAAGCCAAACGATGAATCTTTTAGTTCTGAATTATATGATGCATCAACTTTCAGAGAATCAGAAGATGCGGGGGATATAGCTTTTTCTGGAGTTGGATGGAACGATGATCGAGAGAGTAGCATAAATGAAGCAAGTCTGCATTCAGATACTGAATATGGTGTCAAGTCAAGTGCTGGATCCACTCAAAGAGCTGAAAGTGTTCCGGGAAAGTCTGATTTAGGCTCCCCAAGGCAATCTTCTTCTGCAAGAATTGATGATGTCAGAGTGGCAGAGGATAAATCAGATAAAGAACTAAATGATAATGGTGAATACTTGATCAGACCTTATCTAGAACCTTGCGAGAGGATCAAGTATAAGTACAATTGTGAAAGGGTTGTAGGCCTTGACAAACATGATGGCATATTTCTAATAGGAGAACAGTCCCTGTATGTCATTGAGAACTTTTATATTGATGATTCTGGGTGTATACGTGAAAAAGAGAGTGAAGATGACCTTTCCGTCATTGACCAGGCTTTGGGTGTAAAGAAAGACTTATCCATTTGCATGGATTCTCATTCCAAATCCACTATGTCGTGGAGTGCTACTGCAAAAGCCTATGCTGGGGCTAGGGCCTGGGCATTCAATGGTGGTGCCTGGGGGAAGGAAAAACTGGGTAGTAGTGGTAATGTGCCTCATCTTTGGCATATGTGGAAGCTTGATAGTGTCCATGAGCTTCTAAAGCGTGATTATCAGCTACGGCCGGTTGCtattgagatttttagcaTGGATGGTTGCAATGACCTATTGGTTTTCCACAAAAAAGAACGAGAAgaagttttcaaaaatctgGTGGCCATGAATCTACCTAGGAACAGCAT GTTAGATTCCACAATCTCTGGATCAACCAAACAAGATAGCAAAGAAGGTAGCCGTCTTTTCAAGGTTATGGCGAAGTCCTTCTCCAAGAGATGGCAAAATGGAGAAATTAGCAATTTTCAGTACATTATGCATCTCAACACACTCGCTGGCCGTGGATACAGTGATCTTACGCAGTATCCTGTGTTTCCGTGGGTGCTGGCAGATTATGAGAGTGAAACTCTTAATTTCTCAGATCCAAAAACCTTCCGGAAACTTGATAAACCAATAGGTTGCCAATCATTAGAAGGAGAAGAGGAGTTCAAGAAGAG ATacgatagctgggatgatccaGAGGTCCCCAAATTTCATTATGGTTCTCATTATTCTAGCGCGGGGATAGTTCTCTTCTACCTCCTACGCCTGCCTCCCTTCAGCATGGAGAACCAAAAATTGCAGGGTGGACAATTTGACCATGCTGATCGTCTTTTCAATAGTATACAGGATACATGGTTGAGTGCTGCTGGAAAAGGCAACACTTCTGATGTCAAGGAACTAATTCCAGAGTTCTTCTATATGCCCGAATTCTTGGAGAACACGTTCAAGCTTGACTTTGGCAAGAAACAATCAGGAGAGAAG GTTGGCGATGTTGTTTTGCCACCATGGGCCAAGGGCAGTGCTAGGGAGTTCATCAGGAAGCATAGGGAAGCTTTGGAGTCTGACTACATTTCAGAGCATCTGCATCACTGGATAGATCTTATTTTTGGATATAGACAGAGAGGGAAA GCTGCTGAAGAAGCTGTTAATGTCTTCTACCATTATACATACGAAGGCAGTGTTGACATCGATTCAGTTGCAGATCCTGCTATGAAAGCTTCAATACTAGCACAGATAAATCACTTTGGACAAACACCTAAACAGCTCTTCTTGAAGCCCCATGTCAAGAGACGAACGGATAAAAGGAATCTCCCTCACCCACTTCGGCATTCTGAGCATCTTGTTCCTCGTGAGATTTGCAAGAGCTCGTCTCCTATATCCCAAATTGTGAATTTTGGCGACAAGATTCTCACTGCTGGTCCAAATAATTTGCTAAAACCAAgaacattttctaaaaatgtcGCATGGGGTTTTCCTGATCGGAGCTTGAGATTCGTAACCTATGATCAAGAACGGGTTCTTTCTACTCACGAAAATCTTCATGGGGGTAACCAAATTCAATGTGTTGGTGTGACCCATGATGGTCAAAGTTTGGTTACCGGGGCTGATGACGGCCTGGTCTGCGTATGGAGACTTGTTAAAGATGGACCTCGTGTAGTTCAACGCCTACAGTTGGAGAAGGCTCTTTGTGGTCATACTGGTAAAATCACCTGCCTTCACGTTAGCCAGCCTTACATGATGATCGTGAGCGGGTCTGAGGATTGCTCAGTAATAATATGGGATCTGAGCTCTTTGGTTTTCGTGAGGCAGCTGCCCGAGTTTCCTTCACCGGTGTCAGCAATCTACGTGAATGACCTGACTGGAGAAATTTTGACTGCAGCAGGCGTGATGCTCGCTGTTTGGAGCATCAATGGCGATTGCCTTGCAGTGGTGAACACCTCACAACTCCCATCCGATTCGATCCTCTCCCTCACAGGTAGCACTTTCTCAGATTGTATAGATAAACAGTGGTATGCATCTGGCCACCAAAGTGGTGCAGTCAAAGTCTGGAAGATGGTTCACTCTTCCAGCGAGGAGTCGAGCCAAGCCAAACAAAATACTAGCCCCGGAGCTGGTCTGGGACTTGGAAGTAAAGTTCCCGAGTATCGGCTAATCCTACACAAGGTGTTGAAGTCCCACAAATTCCCGGTGACGGCCCTTCACCTGTCGAGCGACCTAAAACAGTTATTGAGTGGGGATTCGGGAGGCCACCTTGTTTCATGGACGTTACCCGAGGAGAGCTTGAGATCCTTGATGAACCATGGGTGA